A segment of the Desulfurobacterium indicum genome:
TATTTTTTCTATAAGAGCCGGGCAAAGAGAAGTTTCTCTTACCTTGCAGCCACCGCACAGCTCTTTGTATTTACAGGAAACACATTCTTTAAAGTAATTCCTATCGGCATATATTTTCGCGCCTTCGCTTTCAAATATCTTGCTTAGTTTTGTTTTTTGAAGATTTCCTATCGGTTTTTGAATTAGAGGACATGGGAATACCGAGCCGTCACTTGTTACATAGATAAAATCTTTAACGGCTCTGCAGCCGGGAAATACTTTGTAGTAGTAAGGTGGAACAAAAGAGCCTTTCTCTTCCATTCTTTTAAGAACTGCCCAGTAATGGGGAATTGTTGTTGTGCAAAGGGCAATATCTTTGTATTTACATTGAAGTTCGTATATGGTTTTCATAGATTCGGCAATTTCTTCAAGGCTCATTTCGGAGTGGGGAAGTTCGACTTCGCCTCTTCCAAGTTCAACGTAGTGGAATATGATGAGGATTTCAGCCCCAAGTTGATGACTTAGTTCTGTCACAAAAGGGAGGTCTTTGTAGTTGTATTTTGACATGCATGTTGTTATTCTAAGTGGTATGCCGTATTTTTTTACGAGTTCAGCACCTTTTACTGCAAGGTCAAAATTTCCTTTTCCTCTCAGGAAGTCGTGGTTTTCCCTATTCCCGTCTATGGCTATGATTATGTCATCAACTCCATAATCTTTGAACTTTTTTACAAGTTCATCGGTTAAATATGTTCCGTTCGTTGGTAGAGATACGTAAAATCCGAGTTTTTTAGCGTGTTCAAAGATTTCCCAGAATTCCGGATGAAGGGTCGCTTCGCCGCCTGTTATCGTTACTTTTTTCCCGTCGGCAAATAAGCCGTATTTTTCAAGGTCTAAATCCTTATACTGGTCAAGGATGTCCTTCCAGAAGGAGGCGGAAAGGACGTGTTTGTCAACGTTTGTAATGTAATGACAGTATTTACATTTGAGATTACAAGCCCTTGTTATTGATAGTTTCAAATCGTACATATAATCACTTCTCCTCTATGTTTTTCAGAGGGCACATTATATCTTCGCCGAGGAAACTTCCTGTTTTTGCGTAGCCTCTTGCTCTACATCCGCCGCATTCCTGCTTATACTCGCAATCTCTGCATATTCCACCAAGTTCAGGTTCGTAACCATACTCTTTTTTGAACGCTTCTTTCAGTTCTTCAAGCTTAACAGGGTTTTTAATTTCGTCAAATCCATATACGTCAGGATTGAATCCTCTTGCCAGTTTAATTGCTTTGAAGTCAGGCGTATCTATGGCTATTTTGCTTAGTTTTTTCTCTCTTATGTTTCCTACTTTCATTGGAACGTAAGCACAGGGCCATACGTCACCGTTTGGAAGGATATGGAATCTTGTAATTCCAGCCGGGCATCCTATAGGTTTTACTCTCGGGAATACATTTATTTTACCCTCTTTATACTCTTCGGTCATTTTATCTTTAAGCCATGTTGTATAGCATGGAGCACAGATTGGTTTTAGCCATACATTGGAAGTTTTCTGTCTTTCGTAGATGTATTCAAATACTTCCCTTGCCTCTTCCGGTGTTAAATCGGGTAGATTTTTACCTCTTCCCGTTGTGATCAAAAATACGAAGTATATTCTGTACGTGCCTAATTCTTCTGCAAGGTCTATTATTGCTGGAATTTCGTCCTTGTTAAGTTTTGAGACGGTTGTATGGAATTGAAATCTCAGTCCCATCTTCTTGGCAAGTTTGAGATTATGATAGACTGTTTCAAAACAGCCTTTAAGTCCTCTTATTTCGTCGTGTTTTTCACCAACACCGTCGATGGAAACACCAACACGCCACATACCAGCATCGAGGAGTTTTTTAATGTTTTCTTTGTTTAGAAGCGTTCCGTTTGTTGCCATAACAAGCTGCATTCTTGTGTTTTCAAAAGCAAACTTTATGATGTCGTAAATATCTTCTCTAAGTAAAGGTTCACCGCCGGTTATCGCGAATTTAACAGGACCAAAGTGTTCCCAGATATCCATGATTAGGGATTTTGCTTCTTCAGTTGTAAGTTCGTCAGCCCATTTTCTTCCATGTCCTGATTCTATGGAGCAGTGTTTGCACTCAAGGTTACATTCATTTGTGCATGCCCATACGAATTCTCCCGGCAGGTATGAGAAACATCCCAATCCTACTGTATCATTGTCAAAGATATACTCAAGGTTTATAGCCATTGAATCCTCCCATTAAAAGTCTTCTTACAAAGTATATCAAAAGTTTGGGGAAAAATTGGAAATTTAAGATATGGTGAAAAGCTCCGGGAAGGCTCCCGGAGCAGGAAGGTTATTTTTTACAGTGTGCTATTGCCATAAATTCTTCAACTTTTCCTTTGTCTTTTGTTGCCATGCTGACAAGAATGAAAACGATGAGAGCTACGGGAATGCTGTAAAGGGCAGGATTAACCAATACCGGAAGTCCCAGGAGTGTTTTTAGTTTGAAAAATCTTGCAAATGTAAAGAGAAGGGAAACTGCAAGGCCTACCCACATACCTGCAATAATTCCCTGTCTTGTTAGTTTTTTCCACCATACTGTAAGAACAAGAGCAGGTGCAAATGTACTTGCTGCAATTCCAAAGCTCATTCCAACTAACATTCCAACGTTCTGGTTTTTAAGCCATATTGCAAGGAGTAGTGATATGGCGGATAAAACGAAAACAGCCTTTTTGGCAAAGGATACTCTTTCCTCATCAGTGCTGTCAGGACGAAGGATGGAGGCGTAAAGGTCGTGAGCAATGCTTGTTGTTGCAGTAATAAGAAGACCGGTACAGGTACTGAGCATCGCTGCTAAAGCACCAGCGGCTATAAGTCCTAAGAACAACTCTCCTCCTAATTTTTGCCCCAGCATTGGAACAGCCATGTTTGTTGCTATTCCTTTTTTTCCGGTTGCGACAAGGGTTACAAGGTCTGGATATAGGATGTACATGATTGCAAGTCCTACAAAAAGAACGGCAGTGTAAAAGATGGCAAGTCCCCATATCGTAAATTCGATGCTTCGTTGGGCAGCTTTTGCACTTTTAACGGTGTAGAATCTTATGAGGATGTGGGGAAGTCCCAGAACGCCGAAGAAGAGCCCTAAAATCAGGCTTAAATGGTTCCAGAAGTCTCTAAGTCCAACGCCAGGTGTTAATCCTGAAGGGGCACCTGCAAGGGCTGCTCTTACCGTTTTAATTGCTTCGTGAGCAGAACCTGCGTTTTTCACCAGGTCAGGAGCCTGCTTTGCGGCAACAACAGGGGGAACTATTTCTTTAGCAGCTTTGATTATTCCAAAAGGATTGCCCTTAAAAAACATAACAGATGCTGCAATGAGAAGAAGAAGCATCGCGCCGAGCAGGACGATACCTTGAATTGCCTGGTTAAAGGTTGTTCCTTTCATTCCTCCTAAAACGACAAGCACGGTTATTAAGACTCCAGAAACAATAACGGTGGTATGATATTGCCATCCTAAAAGTAGTTTGAACAGATGTCCAGCGCCGACTATTTGAGGAACAAGGTAGAGGGCTGACAGAACGAGTGTGATTATCATGGAGATTGTTCTGATATTTTTGTCCTGTCCGAAACGAGTTCCTATGACATCTGCAACGGTAAATTTCCCTGCATTTTTAAGAGGTCCTGCGACTAAAAAGAGAACTGCCATCCATGTTGCAAAAAAGCCGAGAGCAAGCCACCATCCGTCTATGCCCATTATCGCAATGGCACCTGCGACTCCCAGAAAGCTTGCTGCACTGCAGTAGTCTCCAAACATTGCCATTCCGTTGATTTTCCATGGAATTTCTCCACCTGCTACGAAAAATGAACTGGATGTCCTTGTGTGCTTTCGGAAATAGAAGCTTACGTATATGGAGACAAGAACGCTTATGGCAACTATTATAAATGCTATAGGATATGTCATTGTGTCTTACCTCCGATCTGTTTGTTTATGTAAATTCGGGTTAATATGATTCCGGAAATTACAAGAAATATGCCTGACCATATTCCGAATGGAAGCCCTACGATTTCAAGAGCAGCGATGTTTTTAAACGGTTTTGAAGTTATGATTGCTGCGAAAAAGTAGATGACGCACAGTATAAAGAATAGTGTTCCCATTGATTTAAAGTTTTCTCTGACAAGTGCAGGATCGTATTTGCAGGGGATTTCTTCTTTTTTCTCTCCCTTTTCCAGACTTTTTGCCAGAGAGATGATGTCTTCAATGTTCATCCATCCTTTCCGGACAATCAGGACAGGTCTTTCAGAGTTTTCGACGACCGATTGAGCTATGCTTCCAAGGTATAGTTTTTCTACTCCTTTAATGCCGGAATCTCCTAAAATTATGAGATCGGCGTCTTCTTCGTTGGCTGTTTCTATGATGTTACCGGCGATAGCTCCTGTTTTTTTTACTGTTTTTACTTTTACTCCGTGTTTTTTTGCATAGGTTTCAGCAACTGTTAGAGGATCATCTGTTACAAAGTGATCAGGTGGTGCTTCGAGCATTTTTTCTGCTGGTAGAAGAGGAAGAGCTTCTTCTACGTTGATAACGGTTAGTGGGACTTTGTGTTCCCGTGCAATTTCCACCGCTTTTTTAAATGCACCGAAAGAAGCGGAGAAATTGTCCACGGCTACAAGGAGTTTTCGGAACCCCATCTGTCACCTCCAGAGATGTAAAAAAAATGTTAAAGCTATGTAAAAATTATGTAAAATTTCCATAATAAATGCAAGATGTCTTATATCTATTTTTAGTTATATTTTTATCTATAGGAGATTCCTTCGTGTATAATCGGCCGTGAAATTCCTATAATGGAGAAATTGATGAAACGGGTACTCATCTTTCAAACCGCTTTTATAGGAGACCTTGTTCTGGTTTCTTCTCTCATTAAGTCGGTTGCGAAGACTTATGGTGATTCAAAAGTTTTTCTGGTTTGTAAGAGGGGATACGAATCGATATATGAGGGATTTAAGTATTTGGAAGGTGTTATTCCTTATGATAAGAAAGGTATCAGGAAATTTGCCTCCAGACTGAAAAGTATGAATTTCGATGCGGTTTTTTCACCTCACCGTTCTCACAGAACTTCAACGCTTCTTTTTTTAAGCAGGATACCTCAAAGGGTTGGTTTTAGTAATGCCGGTTTTTCTTTTCTTTACACTAAACGAGTTACTTACAGACAGGGTATTCATGAGGTGGAGAGAAATTCGGAGCTTTTGACTGCTGTTAATCCCGGTGCTGAAATAGATATTCAACCTGAACTTTTTGTTTCAGACGAAGAGAAAAATCATATAAGGGAGAAATTTTCTCTTAATTTTCCTTTTGCCGTTATAGCTCCTGGTTCTGTCTGGCCCACGAAAAGATGGCTTCCGGAATATTTTGCTTCTGTCGGCAGATACTTGATGGAAGAGAAAGGGCTTGTGCCTGTTATTGTGGGAAGTATAGCAGATGTTCCTGTAGCCGAGGAGGTTTTTAACAGGATTCCTTTTGCCGTTAACACCGCCGGTAAGACAAGTTTAAGAGAATTTATGGCGCTTATTGCCGAAAGTAATGTAGTTATTACTAACGATTCGTCTCCGACCCACTTTGCCTCTGCTTTTAGAAAACCTGTTATCACAATATTTGGACCTACGGTAATAGATTTTGGATTCTATCCTCTTGGAGAGAATGCAAGAGTCGCAGAAATTTCTCTTCCGTGTCGGCCGTGCGGTATTCACGGTGGGAAAAGATGTCCCAAAAAACACTTTAGGTGTATGAGGGAGCTTACTCCGGATAAAGTTTATCCTCTGATAAATGATGTCCTAAAAAATGTGGAAATTTGAAAAAAATCGAGATTGGCAGTTGACACCCTAAAAAATCATCCTATATTTCTTTATCGTCAATTCGGGCGGATAGCTCAGCTGGGAGAGCACCAGCCTTACAAGCTGGGGGTCACAGGTTCGATCCCTGTTCCGCCCACCATTTTCTTCCTTAGGGGACGTAGTTCAGCTCTGGTTAGAACGCCGGCCTGTCACGCCGGAGGTCGCGGGTTCGAGTCCCGTCGTCCCCGCCACTCACGGCATTCAAGGTTTATCTTCTGTTTTCCACTTCCTGCAAATACGGCTTTTTCCCTGAATTCCTGCAAAAATTTACAACTCTTCTTGAAGGCAGTTTTCAAGTCGGTTTTCATTAATAGTGTAAGAAGGTATGATGAGAAAGCACATCCTGTTCCTCTAACTTCCTCTTTTTTTCTTATTCTGTGGGAAATTTTAAGGGTTTCTTTTCCGTTTTCTATTAAGATGTCTTCAACTTTGTTGTCTTTTACAATCCCTTTTACTATTATGCTTGCCTGAATTCCATCGATATATTTTTTAAGCTGCTGATATTCCGAATAATTCGGAGTAATTACGGTGGAAGCTTCCAGCAGTGGTTTGATACTACTTATGTTCTCTACAAATGTTTTTCCGGATGTTGGTTTTAAAACGGGATCAAATACGGTTAGAATTTTATTTTCCTTTATAAAATTTGCTATCCAGATGTTAAGCTCTCTGTCGTGATGTGGAAGGCCGATTTTTATTCCTGAGATTTTAAAGTCTTCCTGTATTGCCTTTATCTGATTTTTTATAAGATCGGCCGGTTGAAACAGTATGTCAGTAACACCTGCGGTATTTTGAGCCGTATTGGCGGTTATGACAGCTGTTCCATAAAATCCAGAATATCTGAATATTGATGTATCTCTTAATATGCCAGCTCCCCCGGTTGGGTCAAAGCCGGCAATTGTTAAAAGAGTTTCGGGCTTTTCCATAATTATTTAAATATTTTTTTAAAGGTTTCAAACGCTTCTTTAACTTTTGAGATATCCTGAGCTGAACCTTGTGCCATGTCTGGTCTTCCGCCGCCTTTTCCTTTGAGGATTGGTGCTATTTCTTTCATAATGTTTCCTGCTTTATATTTATCTGTCAGGTCTTTCGTTAGTGCTATTAATAGGCTGTTTTTACCGTCTTTTTGAGAAATCAGCATGACGGCTGAAGTTCCTGCTTTGTTCCTTATTACGTCGGCGATTTCCACAAGTTCTTTACCTGTGTATCCATCTATCCTGGCGGTAATGACTTTTATTCCGTTTATCGTTGGTGCAGTTGATACTATGTCATCTATTCCAGAAGTGGCAAGTTTTTTTCTAAGCCTTTCTATCTCTTTTTCTTTCTCTTTAAGTTCTTCTTTAAGCTTTTCTACTCTTTTAGGTATTTCTCCTTCTTTTGATTGGAGACTGGTTTTCAACGTGTTTATGATATTTCTCTCTTTCCTCTCTTTTTCCCAGGCTTTAAAGCCAGTAACTGCTTCTATCCTTCTTGTTCCTGATGATACAGAAGATTCTGACAATGTTATGAACATGCCTATGTCACCACTCCTTTCAACGTGTGTTCCGCCGCAAAGTTCAACGCTGACGTCTCCTACGCTAACTACTCTTACAACATCGCCATACTTTTCTCCGAAAAGAGCTATGGCTCCTGTTTCGATGGCTTTGTCGTAAGGCATTTCTTCAACCACAACGGGAAGGTTGTCTATAATCCATTTAAATATGAGTTTTTCTATCTCCTTAAGTTCCTCTTCTTTGACGGAATCAAAATGGGTGAAGTCAAATCTTAGTCTGTCCGGAAGGACGAGAGAACCAGCCTGTTTTACGTGGTTTCCTAAAACTTCTCTCAACGCTTTATGTAAAAGGTGAGTTGCTGTGTGAGCTCGTTTTATGGCTTCTCTTCTTTCTTTGTTAACAGAAGCTTTAACAATGTCACCGGTTTTAATCGTGCCTTTTAGCACTTTTACTTTATGTCCTATGAGATTTTCAGTTATGTTCTGGGTGTCTGTAACTTCACATTTGCAGTTTGTGTTTTCTATAATTCCTGTATCTCCAACCTGCCCGCCTTTCTCAGGATAGAAAGGGGTTTCTGCCAGGAAGATGATTCCTTCTTCACTTTCTTTGAGTTCGTTAGTTAAGTTTTCACCTTTTAAGATGCCAGTTACTTTTGTGGTAGTTTCAAGTATTTCATATCCTTTAAATATTGAAGGGTTATTTTCTGAAAGCTCTGCTAATTCTGGTGAGATTACCCTTTGAATGCCGCCTTTCCATGCTTTTCTTGCTCTTTCTTTCTGTTTTTTTAGCAGTTTTTCAAAGCCTTCAGTATCGGCTTTCAATCTTTCGTCGTTTGCCACTTCAAGAATCAGGTCAAGAGGAAATCCGAAAGTGTCATACAGGCGGAAAATCTCTTCTCCTGGTATGGTTGTTTTCTCCTCCTTCTTTATCTTATCGACAACTTCCTGAAGAAGTTCAAGTCCTTTTTCAAGTGTTCTGGAGAAGCGCTCTTCTTCTTTTCTTATGACCTGTTTTATGAACTTTTTGTTCTCCGTGATTTCAGGGTAAACATCTCCCATTATGTCTATAACGACATCAACGCCGTCGGATAAGAACGAACGATGTATGCCGAGAAGCCTTCCGTGTCTTGAAGCTCTTCTTATTATTCTCCTTAAAACGTAACCTCTACCTTCATTTGAGGGTAGACAGCCGTCGGCTATGAGAAATGTCATGGCTCTTAAATGGTCTGCAATGACTCTCATTGATACGTTGTTCTTTTCGTTTTTTCCATAAGGAATCCCTGCTGTTTCGGAAGCCCATTTTACTATCGGGAATAGAAGATCTGTTTCGTAGTTTGAGGGAACGTTTTGTAGTACTGATGCGATTCTTTCAAGTCCCATTCCGGTATCTATTGAAGGTTTGGAAAGAGGGGTGAGATTTCCTTCTTCATCTCTTTCATACTGCATGAAAACAAGATTCCATATTTCCAGGAATCTATCGCAGTCACACTTTCCTATACCGCAGTTTTCTCCGCACGCAAATTCTTTTCCTCTGTCAAAGTAAATTTCACTGCACGGACCGCAGGGACCTGTGTCCCCCATTGCCCAGAAATTGTCTTTTTCACCGAGACGGTAGATTTTATGTTCAGGAATTCCTATTACTTTATTCCAGATTTTAAAGGCTTCGTCATCTTTTTCATAGACAGAAACGTAAAGTCTTTCTTCAGGAAGCCTGAATACCTTTGTTACGAGTTCCCATGCAAATTCTATCGCTTCTTTTTTGAAGTAATCACCGAAAGAAAAGTTTCCCAGCATTTCAAAAAAAGTGTGGTGTCTTCCTGTCCTTCCAACATTTTCAAGGTCGTTGTGTTTTCCGCCAGCTCTCATACACTTTTGACAGGAAGTAGCTCTTTTGAATGGTGGTTTTTCTTTTCCAAGGAAATAATCTTTAAACTGAACCATTCCTGCGTTTGTAAAAAGAAGTGTTGGATCGTTTGCCGGGATTAGTGGTGAACTTTTAACGCGTGTATGTCCTTTACTTTCAAAGTATGATAGAAAGGCTTCTCTTATTTCTTTACCGGTCATGTTTTCCTCTCTTTATGCGTGGTTATGCAGGTAAAAATTGGGCTATATTTTACCAGAGATTAGGTTGTGAATTTCCGTGAATGAAAAGCCCCTCTGTTGTAGAAATCTGATTACTTTGTCTTTCTGAAGTTTCAGGTTTTTCCCGAACCGTTTTTCCAGCGTTTTTTTAATGAAAGAGTAGTCAAATTCGATTTCCATAATGATTCTGTCCGCAACTTCTTCCGATATACCTTTCTGGCGCATGTAGAATCGGATTTTTCTCCTTCCCCATCCTTTTTCCATTTTTGCGACAGCGTAGTTAAATCCAGTTCTATAGTCAGAAAGATAGCCGTTTTCTTTTAAGTATTTAATTACTTTTTCACAGTCAATTTCGGGGAAGCGACGGTTTAGTTTAAATACGAGTTCCTTTTCTGTGTAATCTTTCCGGCTCAACAGCCGGAGAGAGTAGGTAAGTGCTTCTTTAAATTTTGAGTTCACCTGAGGTAATTCCTTCCATTCTTAGTTTAAGGTCATCCGCTCGTGTTGCATATTTAAGAGCGTCTTCTTTTGTTATAAGTCCGTTTTTCCACAGCTGATAAAGTGATTGGTCAAATGTTTGTGAACCATATGTTTCTCTTCCTTTTTCGATAAAGTTAGGAATCTCTTCTGTCAGTTCCGGATTCAGGATTCTCTCTTTTATAGCTTCTGTTGTTATCATGACTTCAACTGCCGGAACTCTTCCTTTTCCGTCGGCTTTCGGTAGGAGTCTCTGGGAAATAGTAGCTTTTAATACGGAAGCGAGCTGGTATCTAATTGCCTGTTGGTGGTATGGAGGGAAGAAAGAGACTATACGATAGATGGTTTCCTTGGCATCGAGAGTGTGGAGTGTTGAAAATACGAGGTGTCCCGTTTCAGCAGCATCAAGTGCAGTTCTCACAGTTTCAGGGTCTCTCATTTCACCAACCAGGATTACGTCAGGGTCTTCACGAAGGGCGGCTTTCAATGCGGAGAAGAAATCTTCTGCATCAACGCCGACTTCTCTCTGATAAAAGATAGATTTTATATCTCTGTGAAGGTATTCTATAGGGTCTTCAATTGTTATTACCACTCTTGAATCTTTGTGGTTTAATTCGTTAAGCATTGCTGCCAGAGTGGTTGATTTACCTGAACCTGTTGTTCCTGTAACCAGAACAAGGCCTCTGTGTTCAAGGGCAATCTTTTTAATAATTTCAGGAAGGTTTAGCTCTTCTATTGTCGGAATTTTTGTAGGAATTGTTCTCATAACTATGGCAAACGTATTTCTCTGTTTGAAAATGTTAACCCTGAACCTTCCGACGCCGGGAATGCTGTAAGAAGTATCGTAGTTTTTTAGTATAGGTATCTCTTTTTTCTTCTCTATCGGTAGGATTGTTTTTACAAATTCAAATATTTCTACACCGGTTAATTCGGGAAAGTTTGTTTTTACAAGTCTTCCCTGAATACGAAATATGGGTGCCATTTTCATTCTTAAGTGGATATCAGATGCGCCCAGGGCGAGAGCTTTCTCTAATATCTCATTCAGAGTTGCCATAAAGTTTCTCCTTTATTTTGGTTTCTATCTCTTCTGCCACTTCAGGATGTTCTTTAAGGTATTTTCTTGCGTTTTCCTTGCCCTGACCTAGTCTTGTGTTACCGTAGGAATACCAGGAGCCGCTCTTTTTAACGATTCCCAGTTTCTCTCCAAGATTTATGAGTTCTGCCCATCTTGATATGCCTTCTCCATAATAGATATCAACGAAAGCCTCCCTGAAGGGAGGAGCTAATTTATTCTTAACTATTTTCACCCTTGCAGAGTGCCCAAGTCTTTCGTCATTTTTTCCTTTTATAGCTCCTGCGTTTCTTACTTCTATTCTTAGAGAAGAGTAGAATTTCAGAGCCCTTCCGCCGGTGGTAGTTTCGTTTGGTCCGTAACCCATTCCTCCGATTTTTTCCCTTACCTGGTTAATAAAAATCAAAGCCGCGTTGCTTTTATTTGTTGCGGCGGTTAATTTTCTGAGAGCCTGGCTCATTAGTCTTGCCTGTAATCCTACGTGGGAATCTCCCATATCTCCTTTTAGTTCGGCTTCGGGAACAAGTGCAGCAACAGAATCAATAACAATCACATCAACGGCGCCACTTCTCACCAGAGTTTCTGCTATTTCAAGTGCCTGTTCTCCACTATCAGGTTGGGAAATTAAAAGTTCATCAAGGTTTATTCCCAGCTTTTTAGCATAAAGAGGATCAAGGGCATGCTCGGCATCAATGAATGCCGCTATCCCTCCCTGTTTTTGGGCGTTTGCTATTACGTGCAGTGCCAAAGTTGTTTTACCGGAAGATTCCGGTCCGTAAATTTCTGTAATTCTTCCTCTTGGGACACCGCCTATACCGGTTGCGTAGTCTATGCTTAAAGAGCCGGTGCTTATAGAGGGTATCTTTTCATTGGGTTTTTCACCCAAAAACATTACGGCACCTTCCCCATAGTCCTTCTTTATCTGTTTAAGAGCCTCTTTTAAAACTTTTGCTTTAGCGTCTTCCATAATTTAAACCTCTGAAATTTTGTAATTGATGGTGAATTTCCACGTTGCATAATATTATAACTTAAATTTTGAACAGTTTTTTATATTCCCTTAAGAAGCCTTGCTGCCATGATGGTTGGGAGGTTTGCTTCTATTATCGCTTTTGCTGCTTCTTTCACGTTATATTCAATTCTCTTTAATATGAGTGTGTTACCTTCAAAAATAATATATGAGGCGAGGGGAAGTCCATTTCTTGGTTGTCCGACACTTCCGGGGTTTACTAGATGTTTTCTTGAATCTATTGTATAAGTTGGGGTTTTTATGACTTCCGCTCCGATTGTTGAAAGACGATATCCTATTGGAATATGAGTATGTCCGAAAAAGCAGATATGAGCTCTAGATTTTAAGAGGACTTTTTCTGCGTCCTCTCTGGTTAGAATGTATTTCATGCTTCCAGGCGATAAAGGATTATCGTGAACAAGGGTTATATCGGCCAAAGAATTTATTACGCTTTTGCTTGCAAAATATTCAATGTATTTTTCTTTTATAACTATTTTTGTCCATTCCAGACATTCGTTTACATATCTGTTTTCCACAGATGCAAGGCCAAGGAGCATCAATTCGTGATTGCCCAATATGTAGTTTGATACATTTTCGGTTACCCATTGGCAGCATTCGTTGGGAAAAGCACCGTAATTAATTGTGTCACCCAGACACCAGACTTCCTCAATTCCTTCAGAATCCATATCTTTGGCTATGGACTCAAGAGCATGTAAATTTGCGTGTATGTCGGATATAATTCCTATCTTCATCATGGTTTACATTTTATTACTTATGGTGGGTTTGGGGAAGGTGTTTTAATTTGCTAAATGTTAGAATTTTTAAATAGAAATGTAAAGTAAACTTTAATAAGAGGTTGTTATGAGAGAGGATTTTGGAAATGTAAAGTCTCTTGGAAAGAAGACAGGTTACGTGTTTGAATATAAACCGGAGGTTCTGGAGAAATTTCCAAACAAATTTCCGCAAAATATCTATTGGGTTTCTTTTAACTGTCCTGAGTTTACAACTCTGTGTCCCATTACGGGTCAGCCCGATTTTGCCACTATATACATTCAGTATATACCGGATAAATGGTTGGTAGAGAGTAAGTCTTTAAAACTCTATCTTTTCTCTTACAGAAACGCTAGAGATTTTCACGAAGATACTGTAAATAGAATAGCGGAAGATTTGTTTAATTTGCTGGAACCTTATTATATAGAGGTTTACGGTGAATTTAATCCTCGAGGAGGTATT
Coding sequences within it:
- the alaS gene encoding alanine--tRNA ligase, giving the protein MTGKEIREAFLSYFESKGHTRVKSSPLIPANDPTLLFTNAGMVQFKDYFLGKEKPPFKRATSCQKCMRAGGKHNDLENVGRTGRHHTFFEMLGNFSFGDYFKKEAIEFAWELVTKVFRLPEERLYVSVYEKDDEAFKIWNKVIGIPEHKIYRLGEKDNFWAMGDTGPCGPCSEIYFDRGKEFACGENCGIGKCDCDRFLEIWNLVFMQYERDEEGNLTPLSKPSIDTGMGLERIASVLQNVPSNYETDLLFPIVKWASETAGIPYGKNEKNNVSMRVIADHLRAMTFLIADGCLPSNEGRGYVLRRIIRRASRHGRLLGIHRSFLSDGVDVVIDIMGDVYPEITENKKFIKQVIRKEEERFSRTLEKGLELLQEVVDKIKKEEKTTIPGEEIFRLYDTFGFPLDLILEVANDERLKADTEGFEKLLKKQKERARKAWKGGIQRVISPELAELSENNPSIFKGYEILETTTKVTGILKGENLTNELKESEEGIIFLAETPFYPEKGGQVGDTGIIENTNCKCEVTDTQNITENLIGHKVKVLKGTIKTGDIVKASVNKERREAIKRAHTATHLLHKALREVLGNHVKQAGSLVLPDRLRFDFTHFDSVKEEELKEIEKLIFKWIIDNLPVVVEEMPYDKAIETGAIALFGEKYGDVVRVVSVGDVSVELCGGTHVERSGDIGMFITLSESSVSSGTRRIEAVTGFKAWEKERKERNIINTLKTSLQSKEGEIPKRVEKLKEELKEKEKEIERLRKKLATSGIDDIVSTAPTINGIKVITARIDGYTGKELVEIADVIRNKAGTSAVMLISQKDGKNSLLIALTKDLTDKYKAGNIMKEIAPILKGKGGGRPDMAQGSAQDISKVKEAFETFKKIFK
- a CDS encoding regulatory protein RecX, with protein sequence MNSKFKEALTYSLRLLSRKDYTEKELVFKLNRRFPEIDCEKVIKYLKENGYLSDYRTGFNYAVAKMEKGWGRRKIRFYMRQKGISEEVADRIIMEIEFDYSFIKKTLEKRFGKNLKLQKDKVIRFLQQRGFSFTEIHNLISGKI
- a CDS encoding type IV pilus twitching motility protein PilT is translated as MATLNEILEKALALGASDIHLRMKMAPIFRIQGRLVKTNFPELTGVEIFEFVKTILPIEKKKEIPILKNYDTSYSIPGVGRFRVNIFKQRNTFAIVMRTIPTKIPTIEELNLPEIIKKIALEHRGLVLVTGTTGSGKSTTLAAMLNELNHKDSRVVITIEDPIEYLHRDIKSIFYQREVGVDAEDFFSALKAALREDPDVILVGEMRDPETVRTALDAAETGHLVFSTLHTLDAKETIYRIVSFFPPYHQQAIRYQLASVLKATISQRLLPKADGKGRVPAVEVMITTEAIKERILNPELTEEIPNFIEKGRETYGSQTFDQSLYQLWKNGLITKEDALKYATRADDLKLRMEGITSGELKI
- the recA gene encoding recombinase RecA, with product MEDAKAKVLKEALKQIKKDYGEGAVMFLGEKPNEKIPSISTGSLSIDYATGIGGVPRGRITEIYGPESSGKTTLALHVIANAQKQGGIAAFIDAEHALDPLYAKKLGINLDELLISQPDSGEQALEIAETLVRSGAVDVIVIDSVAALVPEAELKGDMGDSHVGLQARLMSQALRKLTAATNKSNAALIFINQVREKIGGMGYGPNETTTGGRALKFYSSLRIEVRNAGAIKGKNDERLGHSARVKIVKNKLAPPFREAFVDIYYGEGISRWAELINLGEKLGIVKKSGSWYSYGNTRLGQGKENARKYLKEHPEVAEEIETKIKEKLYGNSE
- a CDS encoding metallophosphoesterase family protein translates to MMKIGIISDIHANLHALESIAKDMDSEGIEEVWCLGDTINYGAFPNECCQWVTENVSNYILGNHELMLLGLASVENRYVNECLEWTKIVIKEKYIEYFASKSVINSLADITLVHDNPLSPGSMKYILTREDAEKVLLKSRAHICFFGHTHIPIGYRLSTIGAEVIKTPTYTIDSRKHLVNPGSVGQPRNGLPLASYIIFEGNTLILKRIEYNVKEAAKAIIEANLPTIMAARLLKGI
- the queF gene encoding preQ(1) synthase codes for the protein MREDFGNVKSLGKKTGYVFEYKPEVLEKFPNKFPQNIYWVSFNCPEFTTLCPITGQPDFATIYIQYIPDKWLVESKSLKLYLFSYRNARDFHEDTVNRIAEDLFNLLEPYYIEVYGEFNPRGGISIDPFVQKFKRLDWVKELAKERFKLHRINPPRILRNRG